In Stigmatopora nigra isolate UIUO_SnigA chromosome 2, RoL_Snig_1.1, whole genome shotgun sequence, a single window of DNA contains:
- the setd6 gene encoding N-lysine methyltransferase setd6: protein MTSEAKRPKVDDDTPLQNFLRWCDNVGVVLSPKVRVSKEGTVADYGMLAEDDIEVGDVLFSIPRSALLHQGTTNLSALLKREKVSLESSSGWVPLLLALLYEYTAPQSKWKSYLSLWTDFKMLDHPMFWSKEERDRLLTGTGIPEAVDKDLANIQKEYKDIVLPFMAKHADIWNPVTHTLELYMQLVAFVMAYSFQEPPEMEEDEEEDEKPPNPPMMVPMADMLNHVSKHNANLEFTPDTLKMVCVCPIKKGEEVFNTYGQMANWQLLHMYGFTQPYQDNADDTVDIPVANLHKAATKDGNQQLLKEMWEVLQDKGAFVFGKNGCLTDIELHGTLKVLCMSREEFVEFKDNDGWEDDEEDEEEINQAFSNGGLPGLTTKWKQLIHKAARLTIDGYRGTDRDKDLMEDKALLGGLSSRQRNALHVRYGQKTILDKVMELTKT, encoded by the exons ATGACATCAGAAGCCAAACGACCCAAG GTAGACGATGACACTCCCCTTCAGAACTTCCTGCGATGGTGCGACAACGTCGGTGTCGTGCTCAGCCCCAAG GTACGAGTGAGCAAAGAAGGCACGGTGGCCGACTATGGGATGCTGGCTGAGGATGACATCGAGGTAGGAGATGTGTTGTTCAGCATCCCCAGATCGGCACTTCTTCACCAGGGGACGACAAACCTCTCAGCACTGCTGAAGCGAG AGAAGGTCTCCCTGGAGAGCTCGTCCGGGTGGGTACCACTCCTGCTGGCTCTGCTGTATGAATACACTGCACCGCAATCAAAATGGAAATCATACTTGTCATTATGGACCGACTTTAAGATGCTAGATCATCCCATGTTCTG GTCCAAAGAGGAACGAGACAGGCTGCTGACAGGGACTGGGATACCAGAGGCAGTGGATAAAGACCTGGCCAATATCCAGAAGGAGtacaaagatattgttttgcCCTTCATGGCCAAGCATGCTGACATATGGAACCCcgtgacacacacactggagcTGTACATGCAACTGGTGGCTTTTGTCATGGCGTACAG TTTCCAAGAGCCACCAGAAatggaggaagatgaggaggaagatgagAAGCCCCCAAATCCACCTATGATGGTTCCCATGGCTGACATGCTTAACCACGTTTCCAAACATAATGCCAATTTGGAGTTCACCCCA GACACATTGAAGATGGTGTGCGTGTGCCCCATCAAGAAAGGAGAGGAGGTGTTCAACACATATGGGCAGATGGCCAACTGGCAGTTGCTGCACATGTATGGCTTCACTCAACCGTATCAGGACAACGCCGATGACACGGTTGATATTCCTGTCGCCAATCTACACAAAGCAGCTACAAAAG ATGGGAATCAGCAGCTGTTGAAGGAAATGTGGGAGGTACTACAGGATAAAGGAGCATTTGTCTTTGGAAAAAATGGCTGCCTCACTGACATCGAACTACATGGCACGCTCAAG GTGCTGTGCATGTCCAGAGAGGAGTTTGTGGAATTCAAAGACAACGATGGATGGGAGGACGATGAAGAAGACGAGGAAGAGATTAATCAAGCCTTCTCCAATGGGGGTCTCCCGGGATTAACAACCAAGTGGAAGCAGCTAATCCACAAGGCGGCGCGTCTGACCATCGATGGCTATCGTGGCACAGACCGAGACAAGGACCTGATGGAGGACAAGGCTTTGTTGGGGGGATTGAGCAGCAGGCAAAGGAATGCGCTGCATGTCCGATATGGACAAAAAACCATTCTGGACAAAGTCATGGAGCTCACAAAAACATAA
- the polr3b gene encoding DNA-directed RNA polymerase III subunit RPC2 isoform X2 has protein sequence MKDKWKLLPAFLKVKGLVKQHIDSFDYFINVEIKKIMTANDKITSDADPMWYIKYLNIYIGMPDVEESFNVTRPVSPHECRLRDMTYSAPITVDIEYTRGSQRIIRNALPIGRMPIMLRSSNCVLTGKTPLEFSKLNECPLDPGGYFIVKGQEKVILIQEQLSKNRIIVEQDRKGAVGASVTSSTHEKKSRTNMIMKQGRFYLKHNTLTEDAPIAIIFKGMGVESDQEIVQMIGTEEHVMASFAPSLEECQKAQIFTQTQALRYLGNKVRRQRMWGGPKKTKMEEARELLASLILTHVPVKEFNFRAKCIYLAVMVRRVILAQGDNKVDDRDYYGNKRLELAGQLLSLLFEDLFKKFNSELKKIADQIIPKQRAAQFDVVKHMRQDQITNGMVNAISTGNWSLKRFKMDRQGVTQVLSRLSYISALGMMTRISSQFEKTRKVSGPRSLQPSQWGMLCPSDTPEGEACGLVKNLALMTHITTDMEDSPIIKLAFNLGVEDVNLLCGEELAYPSVFLVFLNGNILGVIRDYHKLVRTFRLMRRAGFINEFVSISTNMADRCVYISSDGGRLCRPYIIVKKGQPMVKKKHIEDLSQGYRSFEDFLHEGLVEYLDVNEENDCQIALYEYMINKDTTHLEIEPFTLLGVCAGLIPYPHHNQSPRNTYQCAMGKQAMGTIGYNQRNRIDTLMYLLAYPQKPMVKTKTIELIDFEKLPAGQNATVAVMSYSGYDIEDALVINKASLDRGFGRCLVYKNTKCTLRRYTNQTFDKVLGPMLDATTRKPIWRHKVLDSDGICSPGERVENKQVLVNKSMPTVTQTPLEGSTQPGQPQYKDVPISYKGSTDSYIEKVMISSNAEDAFLIKILLRQTRRPEIGDKFSSRHGQKGVCGLIVPQEDMPFCDTGICPDIIMNPHGYPSRMTVGKLIELLAGKAGVLDGRFHYGTAFGGSKVKDVCEDLIRYGYNYQGKDYVTSGITGEPLEAYIYFGPVYYQKLKHMVLDKMHARARGPRAVLTRQPTEGRSRDGGLRLGEMERDCLIGYGASMLLLERLMISSDAFEVDVCGKCGLLGYSGWCHYCKSSCNVSSLRIPYACKLLFQELQSMNIIPRLKLSRYNE, from the exons ATGAAG GACAAATGGAAACTGCTGCCTGCTTTTTTGAAg GTGAAAGGCTTGGTGAAGCAGCACATCGATTCTTTTGATTATTTCATCAATGTTGAG ATCAAGAAAATCATGACTGCCAACGACAAGATAACAAGTGACGCGGACCCAATGTGGTACATCAA GTACCTCAATATCTACATTGGCATGCCTGATGTAGAAGAGAGCTTCAATGTTACCCGGCCAGTTTCACCACATGAG TGTCGTCTCCGAGACATGACCTATTCTGCACCGATCACGGTGGACATCGAGTACACACGTGGCAGTCAAAGAATCATCCGCAATGCGTTACCAATTGGAAG GATGCCCATCATGTTACGGAGCTCCAATTGTGTCCTGACAGGAAAGACACCCTTGGAGTTTTCCAAATTGAACGAATGCCCCCTGGATCCAG GAGGCTATTTCATTGTCAAAGGTCAGGAGAAAGTTATTCTGATTCAGGAACAGCTGTCCAAAAACAGGATCATTGTGGAACAGGACAGGAAAGGTGCGGTGGGTGCCTCAGTTACCAG CTCCACCCACGAGAAGAAAAGTAGAACAAACATGATCATGAAACAAGGACGATTCTACTTGAAGCACAACACGTTGACAGAAGACGCCCCCATTGCCATTATATTCAAG gGAATGGGCGTGGAGAGTGACCAGGAGATTGTACAAATGATCGGAACAGAGGAACATGTGATGGCCAGCTTTGCCCCTAGCCTGGAAGAGTGTCAAAAAGCCCAAATCTTTACACAGACCCAG GCTCTGAGGTACCTCGGCAATAAAGTGCGCAGGCAGCGCATGTGGGGAGGACCTAAGAAAACCAAAATGGAGGAGGCCAGGGAACTCCTGGCATCATTGATTCTCACGCACGTGCCT GTCAAAGAGTTTAACTTCAGGGCCAAATGTATATACTTGGCCGTGATGGTGCGTAGGGTGATCCTGGCACAAGGTGACAACAAGGTGGATGACAGAGATTACTATGGTAACAAACGCTTGGAGTTGGCCGGACAG cttctctccctcctctttgaAGACCTGTTCAAAAAGTTCAACTCTGAATTGAAGAAGATTGCCGACCAGATCATCCCCAAACAGCGGGCGGCACAGTTCGACGTGGTCAAGCACATGAGACAGGACCAGATCACTAATGGCATGGTCAATGCCATTTCCACT GGCAACTGGTCCCTGAAAAGATTCAAGATGGACCGTCAAGGGGTGACCCAGGTCTTGTCTCgcctttcttacatttcagCTCTAGGCATGATGACCCGGATCTCCTCCCAGTTTGAAAAGACCCGGAAGGTTAGCGGCCCTCGCTCCTTGCAGCCGTCACAGTGGGGCATGCTGTGCCCCTCTGACACACCCGAAGGAGAG GCCTGTGGATTGGTGAAAAACTTGGCACTGATGACTCACATTACCACTGACATGGAGGATAGTCCCATAATCAAGCTGGCCTTCAATCTGGGTGTGGAGGATGTCAACTTGCTGTGTGGAGAGGAGCTGGCCTACCCCTCTGTCTTCCTCGTCTTCCTCAATG GAAACATTCTTGGTGTCATTCGAGATTATCACAAGCTAGTCCGCACCTTCAGGCTGATGCGCAGGGCGGGCTTCATCAACGAGTTTGTGTCCATTTCTACTAATATGGCTGACCGATGCGTGTACATTTCATCGGATGGAGGGCGCCTTTGCAG AccatacatcatagtgaaaaagGGTCAACCCATGGTGAAGAAAAAGCACATAGAGGATCTGTCTCAAGGTTACAG ATCCTTTGAGGACTTCCTGCACGAAGGTCTGGTTGAGTACCTGGATGTCAATGAGGAGAACGATTGTCAAATTGCCCTTTACGAGTACATGATAAATAA AGACACAACCCACTTAGAAATCGAGCCCTTCACGCTACTTGGGGTGTGTGCCGGCCTCATTCCCTACCCCCACCACAACCAGTCGCCCAGGAACACATACCAGTGCGCTATGGGCAAGCAAGCCATGG GTACGATCGGGTACAACCAGAGGAATCGCATCGACACATTGATGTATTTGCTGGCGTACCCCCAGAAGCCCATGgtcaaaaccaaaaccattgAACTGATTGACTTCGAGAAGCTTCCCGCTGGTCAGAATGCTACCGTGGCAGTCATGAGCTACAGCGGCTATGACATTGAGGACGCCCTCGTCATCAACAAAGCGTCGCTCGATCGAG GATTTGGTCGTTGTCTGGTGTACAAAAATACCAAGTGCACATTGCGACGCTACACCAACCAAACCTTTGACAAGGTACTGGGCCCCATGTTAGACGCCACTACTAGAAAGCCCATCTGGAGGCACAAAGTCCTGGACTCTGATGGGATCTGTTCCCCGG GTGAGCGCGTAGAGAACAAGCAGGTGCTGGTTAACAAATCCATGCCGACCGTCACTCAAACACCACTGGAGGGCAGCACCCAGCCAGGACAGCCACAATACAAGGACGTGCCCATCAG CTACAAGGGCTCCACCGATTCATACATCGAGAAGGTCATGATCTCGTCTAATGCCGAAGACGCCTTCCTCATCAAGATCCTGCTCAGGCAGACCAGGAGGCCCGAGATCGGAGACAAGTTCAGTAGTCGGCATGGACAGAAAG GTGTTTGTGGCCTCATCGTCCCCCAAGAGGACATGCCCTTCTGTGACACGGGTATTTGTCCTGACATCATCATGAACCCACACGGCTATCCTTCCAGAATGACA GTGGGAAAACTCATCGAGCTCCTGGCCGGCAAAGCGGGAGTCCTGGATGGCCGTTTCCACTACGGGACGGCCTTTGGTGGCAGCAAAGTGAAGGATGTGTGTGAGGACCTGATCCGCTATGGATACAATTATCAAGGGAAGGACTACGTCACTTCAGGCATCACTGG CGAGCCCCTGGAAGCCTACATTTACTTTGGCCCTGTGTATTACCAAAAACTGAAGCACATGGTCTTAGACAAGATGCACGCCCGAGCGCGGGGTCCCCGAGCCGTTCTGACCAG gcaaccGACGGAGGGACGTTCCCGAGATGGCGGTCTACGTCTAGGTGAGATGGAGCGAGACTGTCTGATTGGTTACGGCGCCAGCATGTTGCTGCTGGAACGCCTCATGATATCCAGTGATGCGTTTGAAGTAGATGTGTGCGGAAAGTGTGGCCTTTTGGGATACTCTGGCTG GTGTCACTACTGCAAGTCGTCATGTAACGTGTCATCGCTACGTATCCCGTATGCTTGCAAACTGCTCTTCCAGGAATTGCAGTCCATGAACATCATCCCGCGTCTCAAACTGTCGCGCTACAACGAGTGA
- the polr3b gene encoding DNA-directed RNA polymerase III subunit RPC2 isoform X1, producing MEVLGGEFCNMSQQELAAPVNTVEDKWKLLPAFLKVKGLVKQHIDSFDYFINVEIKKIMTANDKITSDADPMWYIKYLNIYIGMPDVEESFNVTRPVSPHECRLRDMTYSAPITVDIEYTRGSQRIIRNALPIGRMPIMLRSSNCVLTGKTPLEFSKLNECPLDPGGYFIVKGQEKVILIQEQLSKNRIIVEQDRKGAVGASVTSSTHEKKSRTNMIMKQGRFYLKHNTLTEDAPIAIIFKGMGVESDQEIVQMIGTEEHVMASFAPSLEECQKAQIFTQTQALRYLGNKVRRQRMWGGPKKTKMEEARELLASLILTHVPVKEFNFRAKCIYLAVMVRRVILAQGDNKVDDRDYYGNKRLELAGQLLSLLFEDLFKKFNSELKKIADQIIPKQRAAQFDVVKHMRQDQITNGMVNAISTGNWSLKRFKMDRQGVTQVLSRLSYISALGMMTRISSQFEKTRKVSGPRSLQPSQWGMLCPSDTPEGEACGLVKNLALMTHITTDMEDSPIIKLAFNLGVEDVNLLCGEELAYPSVFLVFLNGNILGVIRDYHKLVRTFRLMRRAGFINEFVSISTNMADRCVYISSDGGRLCRPYIIVKKGQPMVKKKHIEDLSQGYRSFEDFLHEGLVEYLDVNEENDCQIALYEYMINKDTTHLEIEPFTLLGVCAGLIPYPHHNQSPRNTYQCAMGKQAMGTIGYNQRNRIDTLMYLLAYPQKPMVKTKTIELIDFEKLPAGQNATVAVMSYSGYDIEDALVINKASLDRGFGRCLVYKNTKCTLRRYTNQTFDKVLGPMLDATTRKPIWRHKVLDSDGICSPGERVENKQVLVNKSMPTVTQTPLEGSTQPGQPQYKDVPISYKGSTDSYIEKVMISSNAEDAFLIKILLRQTRRPEIGDKFSSRHGQKGVCGLIVPQEDMPFCDTGICPDIIMNPHGYPSRMTVGKLIELLAGKAGVLDGRFHYGTAFGGSKVKDVCEDLIRYGYNYQGKDYVTSGITGEPLEAYIYFGPVYYQKLKHMVLDKMHARARGPRAVLTRQPTEGRSRDGGLRLGEMERDCLIGYGASMLLLERLMISSDAFEVDVCGKCGLLGYSGWCHYCKSSCNVSSLRIPYACKLLFQELQSMNIIPRLKLSRYNE from the exons ATGGAAGTACTCGGAGGAGAATTTTGTAATATGTCCCAGCAGGAATTGGCAGCTCCCGTCAACACTGTGGAG GACAAATGGAAACTGCTGCCTGCTTTTTTGAAg GTGAAAGGCTTGGTGAAGCAGCACATCGATTCTTTTGATTATTTCATCAATGTTGAG ATCAAGAAAATCATGACTGCCAACGACAAGATAACAAGTGACGCGGACCCAATGTGGTACATCAA GTACCTCAATATCTACATTGGCATGCCTGATGTAGAAGAGAGCTTCAATGTTACCCGGCCAGTTTCACCACATGAG TGTCGTCTCCGAGACATGACCTATTCTGCACCGATCACGGTGGACATCGAGTACACACGTGGCAGTCAAAGAATCATCCGCAATGCGTTACCAATTGGAAG GATGCCCATCATGTTACGGAGCTCCAATTGTGTCCTGACAGGAAAGACACCCTTGGAGTTTTCCAAATTGAACGAATGCCCCCTGGATCCAG GAGGCTATTTCATTGTCAAAGGTCAGGAGAAAGTTATTCTGATTCAGGAACAGCTGTCCAAAAACAGGATCATTGTGGAACAGGACAGGAAAGGTGCGGTGGGTGCCTCAGTTACCAG CTCCACCCACGAGAAGAAAAGTAGAACAAACATGATCATGAAACAAGGACGATTCTACTTGAAGCACAACACGTTGACAGAAGACGCCCCCATTGCCATTATATTCAAG gGAATGGGCGTGGAGAGTGACCAGGAGATTGTACAAATGATCGGAACAGAGGAACATGTGATGGCCAGCTTTGCCCCTAGCCTGGAAGAGTGTCAAAAAGCCCAAATCTTTACACAGACCCAG GCTCTGAGGTACCTCGGCAATAAAGTGCGCAGGCAGCGCATGTGGGGAGGACCTAAGAAAACCAAAATGGAGGAGGCCAGGGAACTCCTGGCATCATTGATTCTCACGCACGTGCCT GTCAAAGAGTTTAACTTCAGGGCCAAATGTATATACTTGGCCGTGATGGTGCGTAGGGTGATCCTGGCACAAGGTGACAACAAGGTGGATGACAGAGATTACTATGGTAACAAACGCTTGGAGTTGGCCGGACAG cttctctccctcctctttgaAGACCTGTTCAAAAAGTTCAACTCTGAATTGAAGAAGATTGCCGACCAGATCATCCCCAAACAGCGGGCGGCACAGTTCGACGTGGTCAAGCACATGAGACAGGACCAGATCACTAATGGCATGGTCAATGCCATTTCCACT GGCAACTGGTCCCTGAAAAGATTCAAGATGGACCGTCAAGGGGTGACCCAGGTCTTGTCTCgcctttcttacatttcagCTCTAGGCATGATGACCCGGATCTCCTCCCAGTTTGAAAAGACCCGGAAGGTTAGCGGCCCTCGCTCCTTGCAGCCGTCACAGTGGGGCATGCTGTGCCCCTCTGACACACCCGAAGGAGAG GCCTGTGGATTGGTGAAAAACTTGGCACTGATGACTCACATTACCACTGACATGGAGGATAGTCCCATAATCAAGCTGGCCTTCAATCTGGGTGTGGAGGATGTCAACTTGCTGTGTGGAGAGGAGCTGGCCTACCCCTCTGTCTTCCTCGTCTTCCTCAATG GAAACATTCTTGGTGTCATTCGAGATTATCACAAGCTAGTCCGCACCTTCAGGCTGATGCGCAGGGCGGGCTTCATCAACGAGTTTGTGTCCATTTCTACTAATATGGCTGACCGATGCGTGTACATTTCATCGGATGGAGGGCGCCTTTGCAG AccatacatcatagtgaaaaagGGTCAACCCATGGTGAAGAAAAAGCACATAGAGGATCTGTCTCAAGGTTACAG ATCCTTTGAGGACTTCCTGCACGAAGGTCTGGTTGAGTACCTGGATGTCAATGAGGAGAACGATTGTCAAATTGCCCTTTACGAGTACATGATAAATAA AGACACAACCCACTTAGAAATCGAGCCCTTCACGCTACTTGGGGTGTGTGCCGGCCTCATTCCCTACCCCCACCACAACCAGTCGCCCAGGAACACATACCAGTGCGCTATGGGCAAGCAAGCCATGG GTACGATCGGGTACAACCAGAGGAATCGCATCGACACATTGATGTATTTGCTGGCGTACCCCCAGAAGCCCATGgtcaaaaccaaaaccattgAACTGATTGACTTCGAGAAGCTTCCCGCTGGTCAGAATGCTACCGTGGCAGTCATGAGCTACAGCGGCTATGACATTGAGGACGCCCTCGTCATCAACAAAGCGTCGCTCGATCGAG GATTTGGTCGTTGTCTGGTGTACAAAAATACCAAGTGCACATTGCGACGCTACACCAACCAAACCTTTGACAAGGTACTGGGCCCCATGTTAGACGCCACTACTAGAAAGCCCATCTGGAGGCACAAAGTCCTGGACTCTGATGGGATCTGTTCCCCGG GTGAGCGCGTAGAGAACAAGCAGGTGCTGGTTAACAAATCCATGCCGACCGTCACTCAAACACCACTGGAGGGCAGCACCCAGCCAGGACAGCCACAATACAAGGACGTGCCCATCAG CTACAAGGGCTCCACCGATTCATACATCGAGAAGGTCATGATCTCGTCTAATGCCGAAGACGCCTTCCTCATCAAGATCCTGCTCAGGCAGACCAGGAGGCCCGAGATCGGAGACAAGTTCAGTAGTCGGCATGGACAGAAAG GTGTTTGTGGCCTCATCGTCCCCCAAGAGGACATGCCCTTCTGTGACACGGGTATTTGTCCTGACATCATCATGAACCCACACGGCTATCCTTCCAGAATGACA GTGGGAAAACTCATCGAGCTCCTGGCCGGCAAAGCGGGAGTCCTGGATGGCCGTTTCCACTACGGGACGGCCTTTGGTGGCAGCAAAGTGAAGGATGTGTGTGAGGACCTGATCCGCTATGGATACAATTATCAAGGGAAGGACTACGTCACTTCAGGCATCACTGG CGAGCCCCTGGAAGCCTACATTTACTTTGGCCCTGTGTATTACCAAAAACTGAAGCACATGGTCTTAGACAAGATGCACGCCCGAGCGCGGGGTCCCCGAGCCGTTCTGACCAG gcaaccGACGGAGGGACGTTCCCGAGATGGCGGTCTACGTCTAGGTGAGATGGAGCGAGACTGTCTGATTGGTTACGGCGCCAGCATGTTGCTGCTGGAACGCCTCATGATATCCAGTGATGCGTTTGAAGTAGATGTGTGCGGAAAGTGTGGCCTTTTGGGATACTCTGGCTG GTGTCACTACTGCAAGTCGTCATGTAACGTGTCATCGCTACGTATCCCGTATGCTTGCAAACTGCTCTTCCAGGAATTGCAGTCCATGAACATCATCCCGCGTCTCAAACTGTCGCGCTACAACGAGTGA